In Zingiber officinale cultivar Zhangliang chromosome 3B, Zo_v1.1, whole genome shotgun sequence, a single window of DNA contains:
- the LOC122055164 gene encoding WD repeat-containing protein 44-like, whose product MPSHLRIILAVGLSLPARSDRHRAKQEGRELARGVLAPSHGARPPWTSAPLSYCFAFLSSLSLSHSLALPSTSMAMASPVKPESHSPIEAEEKEEAAKHETGEEGEEGEDDDEEDDECFFESFDRVPSKVSFCVDLPSDSDDDEFDDVRMSFSSAVCPTGDLRCATFSREEFLAENRDDHDVGGDRKKPAGGGFDYDVWMDEQMPIKERRRRLLQGIGLASNKNLAAATLRLRGSMRGSMRGSIRKPAVDAPAAPLPPLPQSPQEATPPAPSPAPCSATEQPALTRCRSDTALAAVEPRPTLFRTASAPAALCILRDTTEGEDGGGGTVADENKNMDDGKEIADVSKDEAKGRLNLPVSMEEFERFFGHSPIVKELMRRVKLGGGEKNSNKAVAGGNKPPKSGKGKKGGGWLKNIKFVASTVGLISEKEKCGTASTKSASSATSATLATSTGENPSSSELMKVGKYGKSNKELTGLYMSQEIQAHQGSIWTIKFSWDGHYLASAGEDTVVQVWQVQECDIFSSPLRRQESRNQRSSPALGRPPSTKKTKRTKSAKRTLPDYIVLPEVIFSLSDKPFCSFEGHKEDVLDLCWSKSQHLLSSSMDKSVRLWDIETKTCLKLFAHNDYVTCIQFNPVDDGYFISGSLDAKVRVWSVPERQVVDWTDLHEMVTAACYTPDGQGALIGSHKGNCKIYKITDRKLSQEGQIEIKNKKKKKQAPKITGFQFAPDNPSEAMITSADSQVRVFEDQKRIHKFRGFRNTSSQISAWYTVDGRYVVCASEDSHVYVWKREAAAAAAKGKSTTRSHEHFFCKDVSVAVPWPSAGSTCAPLSQMPSADEQPPLAATDSQRLTASSLDQDPFPSGRSSSSVPPIPKKSHSEQELSSLDEAGPGGAGGSLSPSAVDGGSTSAPEDSSVSTHLSESVAASSAPSKAKGSAGGEQTNAWGLVVVTAGLGGEIRVFQNFGLPVRIK is encoded by the exons ATGCCTAGTCACTTGAGGATCATCTTGGCCGTTGGATTGTCTCTGCCAGCGAGATCCGACCGTCACAGGGCGAAGCAGGAGGGCCGAGAGCTTGCCCGAGGTGTTCTCGCGCCCTCCCATGGCGCCCGCCCTCCATGGACTTCCGCTCCCTTGTCTTATTGCTTcgcctttctctcctctctttctctctctcactctctcgCTCTCCCTTCCACTTCCATGGCAATGGCCTCGCCGGTGAAGCCTGAGAGCCACAGCCCAATCGAggcggaggagaaggaagaagcggCTAAGCATGAAACAGGGGAGGAAGGGGAGGAAGGAGAAGACGACGACGAAGAAGATGACGAATGCTTCTTCGAGTCGTTCGACCGCGTCCCCTCGAAGGTCTCCTTTTGTGTTGATCTCCCCTCCGACTCCGACGACGACGAGTTCGACGACGTCCGCATGTCCTTCTCCTCGGCTGTCTGCCCTACCGGCGACTTGCGGTGCGCCACCTTCTCACGCGAGGAGTTCCTCGCCGAGAATCGAGACGACCACGACGTAGGAGGTGACCGGAAGAAACCCGCTGGTGGTGGCTTCGATTATGACGTGTGGATGGACGAGCAGATGCCGATCAAGGAGCGCCGCCGGCGCCTCCTCCAGGGTATCGGTTTAGCTAGCAACAAGAATTTGGCCGCAGCCACTCTGCGCCTCCGTGGCAGCATGCGGGGCAGCATGCGTGGCAGCATTCGGAAGCCCGCCGTAGATGCACCTGCCGCGCCGCTGCCTCCCTTGCCGCAGTCTCCTCAGGAAGCCACGCCACCGGCGCCCTCGCCTGCACCGTGTTCTGCGACGGAACAACCAGCCCTGACGAGATGTAGGTCCGACACGGCGCTGGCAGCGGTTGAGCCACGGCCTACCCTGTTTCGCACTGCGTCCGCGCCTGCGGCGCTTTGCATCCTGCGGGACACAACCGAAGGGGAGGACGGCGGAGGAGGCACCGTCGCCGATGAGAACAAGAACATGGATGATGGAAAGGAGATTGCAGATGTGAGCAAGGACGAGGCCAAGGGACGATTGAATCTGCCGGTGAGTATGGAGGAGTTCGAGCGCTTCTTTGGCCACTCGCCGATCGTCAAGGAGCTCATGCGGCGGGTGAAGCTCGGCGGCGGCGAGAAGAACAGCAATAAGGCCGTCGCCGGAGGCAACAAGCCCCCAAAATCAGGGAAAGGGAAGAAAGGCGGCGGCTGGCTCAAGAACATCAAGTTCGTCGCCAGCACGGTCGGTCTCATCTCTGAAAAAGAGAAATGCGGCACCGCCTCGACCAAGTCTGCCTCCTCCGCCACCTCGGCCACCTTGGCCACCTCCACCGGCGAGAACCCCTCCTCTTCGGAGCTGATGAAGGTCGGAAAGTACGGCAAGTCAAACAAGGAGCTCACCGGTCTCTACATGAGCCAGGAGATCCAGGCGCACCAGGGCTCGATATGGACCATCAAATTCAGCTGGGACGGCCACTACCTCGCCAGCGCCGGCGAGGACACAGTGGTGCAGGTCTGGCAGGTCCAGGAATGCGACATCTTCTCGTCGCCTCTCCGGCGGCAAGAATCCCGCAACCAACGCTCGTCCCCCGCGCTAGGCCGACCACCATCGACGAAGAAGACCAAAAGGACCAAGAGCGCGAAGAGGACGCTCCCCGACTACATCGTCTTACCGGAGGTCATCTTCTCCCTCTCCGACAAGCCGTTCTGCTCCTTCGAAGGCCACAAAGAAGACGTCCTCGATCTCTGCTGGTCCAAATCTCAG CATTTGTTATCGTCGTCGATGGACAAATCAGTGAGATTATGGGACATCGAAACCAAAACCTGCCTCAAACTCTTCGCACACAACGATTACG TGACATGCATCCAGTTCAATCCAGTTGATGACGGCTACTTCATCAGTGGGTCGCTTGATGCCAAGGTCAGGGTTTGGAGTGTGCCGGAGAGGCAGGTGGTGGACTGGACTGATCTCCATGAAATGGTCACTGCTGCCTGCTACACTCCTGACGGTCAG GGTGCTCTAATTGGATCACACAAAGGGAATTGCAAGATCTACAAGATCACTG ATCGTAAGCTTTCTCAAGAAGGCCAGATTGAAataaagaacaagaagaagaagaagcaggctCCAAAGATCACTGGTTTTCAG TTTGCTCCGGATAATCCATCTGAAGCGATGATTACTTCAGCTGATTCACAAGTTAGAGTGTTTGAAGACCAGAAGAGGATTCATAAATTTAGAG GATTCCGGAACACGAGCAGCCAGATCTCGGCGTGGTACACGGTGGACGGCCGGTACGTGGTGTGCGCGAGCGAGGACTCGCACGTGTACGTGTGGAAgcgggaggcggcggcggcggcggcgaaggGCAAGAGCACGACGCGCTCCCACGAGCACTTCTTCTGCAAGGACGTGTCGGTGGCGGTGCCGTGGCCGAGCGCCGGGAGCACCTGCGCTCCCCTGTCCCAGATGCCGTCGGCGGACGAGCAGCCGCCCCTGGCGGCCACCGACTCGCAGAGGTTGACGGCGTCGTCGCTCGACCAGGACCCGTTCCCCAGCGGCCGGAGCTCCAGCTCGGTGCCGCCGATCCCGAAGAAGAGCCACTCGGAGCAGGAACTGTCGAGCTTGGACGAGGCCGGGCCGGGCGGCGCCGGCGGGTCGCTCTCGCCCTCGGCGGTCGACGGAGGCTCTACTTCGGCGCCGGAGGACAGTTCAGTGTCGACGCATCTCTCGGAATCCGTCGCCGCGTCGTCGGCTCCCTCGAAGGCCAAGGGATCGGCCGGCGGCGAGCAAACGAACGCGTGGGGGCTTGTGGTGGTGACAGCTGGACTGGGCGGTGAAATAAGAGTATTCCAGAATTTCGGCCTGCCGGTCCGcatcaaataa